The following are encoded together in the Dyella terrae genome:
- a CDS encoding ABC transporter ATP-binding protein has product MNAHHDELANAPLLDIDDASVMRGDRLILDRFSLRIGAGQHTAILGANGAGKSTLVRLITRELYPLAREDGRAPVRVFGRDRWHVSDLRGLLGIVSPSLQHDCTTDATLEVSEAVLSSFFAAQRLGLDHYVTRTMRERANEALHQAGATHLLGRTMASLSTGEARRVLIARALVHQPRALLLDEPCAGLDMASRRRFLENLRGLARQGTTLLLVTHHVEEILPEIQQVALLRDGRLHKQGAKHDVLTGALLSETFGMPVCVERHGDYYSAAIA; this is encoded by the coding sequence ATGAACGCCCATCACGACGAACTTGCCAACGCGCCACTGCTTGACATCGACGATGCCAGCGTGATGCGCGGTGACCGATTGATCCTCGATCGCTTCAGCCTACGCATTGGCGCTGGCCAGCACACCGCCATCCTCGGTGCCAACGGCGCGGGGAAGTCCACGCTGGTGCGCTTGATCACGCGCGAGCTGTACCCGCTCGCGCGGGAAGACGGCCGCGCTCCGGTGCGTGTATTCGGCCGCGATCGTTGGCATGTTTCCGATCTACGCGGGCTGCTCGGTATTGTGTCGCCCTCCCTGCAACACGACTGCACCACCGACGCGACGCTCGAAGTCTCCGAAGCCGTGCTGTCCAGCTTCTTCGCCGCGCAACGGCTGGGGCTCGACCATTACGTCACGCGGACCATGCGCGAGCGAGCGAACGAAGCACTGCATCAAGCCGGCGCCACGCATCTACTTGGGCGCACCATGGCCAGCCTGTCCACCGGTGAGGCGAGGCGTGTGCTCATTGCTCGCGCACTGGTGCATCAACCACGCGCCTTGCTGCTCGACGAACCCTGCGCGGGCCTGGACATGGCGAGCCGCCGGCGTTTCCTGGAGAACCTGCGCGGCCTTGCGCGTCAGGGCACCACGCTGCTGCTGGTGACGCACCACGTAGAAGAGATTCTCCCCGAGATCCAGCAGGTCGCCCTGCTCCGTGACGGACGCCTGCACAAACAAGGTGCCAAGCACGACGTGCTCACCGGCGCTCTGCTTTCCGAAACTTTTGGCATGCCCGTGTGTGTGGAACGCCACGGCGACTATTACAGCGCAGCGATCGCATAG
- the metE gene encoding 5-methyltetrahydropteroyltriglutamate--homocysteine S-methyltransferase translates to MTTVTNLGFPRIGPRRELKHALESYWRGETTSQQLEEAASALRQKHWTLQRDAGADVVPCNDFSLYDHVLDTAFLLDAIPERYRSLVERDAHAGYFALARGWQRDGIDLHALEMTKWFDTNYHYLVPELHAEQSFRLRGDKPVAEYLEARAQGLDARPVLLGPVSFLLLSKAVDGSDRLALLERLLPVYAELLAKLKQAGAEWVQIDEPCLVLDQDGDDHAAYRSAYHALATVERPKLLLATYFGPLGENLPLAAELPVDGLHIDLVRAPEQLDAVLDALGEEKIISLGLVDGRNVWRADLDRALRTFRRAHDRFGKRVQIAPSCSLLHVPVDASVENALPADLKSWLAFATQKIGELRVLADAVKGLVRAYTTLDTAREQQLARQQSERVHRAAVAERVAAIDAADLSRRSPHAARKAAQQQHLHLPLFPTTTIGSFPQTHEVREARAQFKSRKLSIEEYEAFLEAETERCVRFQEDIGLDVLVHGEFERNDMVEYFGEQLDGFAFTKLGWVQSYGSRCVKPPIIYGDVQRPAPMTVRWSRYAQSLTKRAMKGMLTGPVTVLQWSFVRDDQPRSTTCRQIALALRDEVLDLEAAGIHVIQIDEPALREGLPLRRKDWSEYLAWAVESFRLTASGVEDATQIHTHMCYSEFNDIIEAVAAMDADVISIETSRSRMELLDAFVRFRYPNDIGPGVYDIHSPRVPNVEEMTELLQKAADVLKPEQLWVNPDCGLKTRGWTEVRAALVAMVASARRMRELAAVEA, encoded by the coding sequence ATGACTACCGTTACCAACCTGGGCTTCCCCCGCATTGGCCCGCGGCGCGAGCTCAAGCATGCACTGGAGTCCTACTGGCGCGGCGAAACCACGTCGCAGCAGTTGGAAGAAGCTGCTTCGGCACTCAGGCAAAAGCACTGGACATTGCAGCGGGACGCCGGCGCCGACGTCGTTCCCTGCAACGACTTCTCGCTGTACGACCACGTGCTCGACACTGCCTTCCTGCTCGATGCCATTCCCGAGCGCTATCGCTCCCTGGTCGAGCGCGATGCGCACGCCGGCTACTTCGCGCTCGCGCGAGGATGGCAGCGCGACGGCATCGACCTGCATGCGCTGGAAATGACCAAATGGTTCGACACCAATTATCACTATCTGGTGCCGGAGCTCCACGCGGAACAGAGCTTCCGCCTTCGCGGCGATAAGCCAGTCGCGGAGTATCTGGAAGCCCGCGCGCAAGGCCTGGATGCTCGCCCCGTCCTGCTGGGACCGGTGAGCTTCCTGCTGCTCTCCAAGGCCGTGGATGGCAGCGATCGCCTTGCACTGCTGGAGCGCTTGCTGCCTGTCTATGCGGAACTGTTGGCGAAGCTCAAGCAGGCCGGCGCCGAATGGGTACAGATCGACGAGCCCTGCCTGGTGCTGGATCAGGATGGCGACGATCACGCGGCCTACCGTTCGGCGTACCACGCCCTGGCCACCGTGGAGCGCCCGAAATTACTGCTGGCGACGTACTTCGGTCCGCTCGGCGAGAATCTGCCTCTGGCTGCAGAGCTGCCGGTCGACGGCCTGCATATCGATCTCGTTCGCGCACCCGAGCAGCTCGATGCCGTGCTCGACGCACTGGGCGAGGAAAAGATCATCTCGCTCGGCCTCGTCGACGGACGCAACGTGTGGCGCGCCGACCTGGATCGCGCACTCCGCACATTCCGCCGTGCTCACGACCGCTTCGGTAAACGCGTGCAGATTGCACCGTCGTGTTCACTGCTACACGTACCGGTTGATGCCTCCGTTGAAAACGCGCTGCCCGCGGACCTCAAGTCATGGCTTGCCTTCGCGACGCAGAAGATCGGCGAACTTCGAGTACTGGCCGATGCTGTGAAGGGGCTAGTGCGCGCCTACACCACGCTGGACACCGCCCGCGAGCAACAGCTGGCCCGCCAGCAGTCCGAACGCGTGCATCGCGCCGCCGTGGCGGAGCGTGTGGCGGCCATCGACGCGGCCGACTTGTCGCGTCGTTCTCCGCATGCCGCGCGCAAGGCAGCGCAACAGCAGCACCTGCATCTCCCGCTGTTCCCCACCACGACCATCGGCTCGTTCCCGCAGACGCATGAGGTGCGCGAAGCCCGCGCTCAATTCAAGTCCCGCAAGCTTTCCATCGAGGAATACGAGGCCTTCCTCGAAGCCGAAACCGAGCGCTGCGTACGTTTCCAGGAAGACATCGGCCTGGACGTGCTCGTGCACGGCGAGTTCGAACGCAATGACATGGTGGAGTACTTCGGCGAGCAACTGGACGGCTTTGCCTTCACCAAGCTCGGCTGGGTGCAGAGCTACGGCTCACGCTGCGTAAAGCCGCCGATCATCTACGGCGACGTGCAACGACCAGCACCGATGACTGTCCGCTGGTCGCGCTATGCACAGTCGCTCACCAAGCGTGCAATGAAGGGCATGCTCACTGGCCCAGTGACGGTGCTGCAATGGTCATTCGTGCGCGATGACCAGCCGCGCTCCACCACCTGCCGCCAGATTGCCCTCGCGCTGCGCGACGAAGTACTCGACCTCGAGGCCGCCGGTATCCACGTCATCCAGATCGACGAACCGGCACTGCGCGAAGGCCTGCCCCTGCGCCGCAAGGATTGGAGTGAGTACCTCGCCTGGGCAGTGGAAAGCTTCCGCCTTACCGCATCAGGCGTGGAGGATGCCACGCAGATCCATACCCACATGTGCTACTCCGAGTTCAACGACATCATCGAAGCCGTGGCCGCCATGGACGCCGACGTGATCTCCATCGAGACATCGCGCTCGCGCATGGAGCTGCTCGATGCCTTCGTGCGGTTCCGTTATCCCAACGACATCGGCCCGGGCGTCTACGACATCCATTCGCCGCGAGTACCGAATGTCGAAGAAATGACTGAGCTCTTGCAGAAGGCCGCCGACGTGCTCAAGCCGGAACAGCTATGGGTGAACCCGGACTGCGGACTGAAAACCCGCGGCTGGACCGAAGTGCGTGCCGCCCTGGTCGCCATGGTGGCGTCGGCACGGCGCATGCGTGAACTGGCCGCTGTCGAGGCATAA
- a CDS encoding SDR family oxidoreductase gives MNARIDAWQLQGHTALITGASKGIGYATARELAGLGANLLLVARDADYLEQVRVELLDDFPGIEVLAFGADLGQQEDRLAVFDWVADLGAPLSLLVNNAGGNRPAPTLAYHEDEYRAIFEQNLFSAFEMCRLAHPQLVQHANAAIVNVGSVSGVTHVRTGSPYGMTKAALHQLTRNLAVEWAADGIRVNAVAPWYIRTQRSEPALADDEYLDEVLDRTPLRRIGEPEEVAAAIAFLCLPAASYVTGQVLAVDGGFLNYGF, from the coding sequence ATGAACGCACGCATCGATGCCTGGCAGCTGCAAGGACACACCGCCCTGATCACCGGTGCCAGCAAGGGCATCGGTTACGCCACTGCCCGTGAGCTGGCCGGCCTCGGCGCCAACCTGCTGCTGGTGGCACGCGATGCTGATTACCTGGAACAGGTGCGTGTGGAGTTGCTGGACGACTTCCCCGGCATCGAGGTGTTGGCGTTCGGTGCAGACCTGGGACAACAGGAAGATCGCCTCGCCGTGTTCGACTGGGTCGCCGATCTCGGTGCGCCGCTTTCCCTGCTGGTGAACAACGCTGGTGGCAACCGTCCCGCGCCGACGCTGGCGTATCACGAGGACGAGTACCGGGCGATCTTCGAGCAGAATCTGTTCTCGGCCTTCGAGATGTGCCGGTTGGCGCACCCGCAGCTCGTGCAGCACGCCAACGCAGCCATCGTGAATGTGGGTTCCGTCTCAGGCGTGACGCATGTGCGCACGGGATCGCCCTATGGCATGACCAAGGCCGCCCTCCATCAGCTCACCCGCAATCTGGCGGTGGAATGGGCGGCCGATGGCATCCGTGTCAACGCGGTAGCGCCCTGGTATATCCGCACGCAGCGTTCCGAGCCGGCGCTTGCCGACGACGAGTACCTCGATGAAGTACTCGACCGCACGCCGCTGCGCCGCATTGGCGAGCCGGAGGAAGTAGCCGCAGCCATCGCTTTTCTCTGTCTGCCCGCGGCGAGCTATGTCACCGGCCAGGTGCTGGCGGTGGATGGGGGTTTTCTCAACTACGGGTTCTGA
- a CDS encoding MATE family efflux transporter, which yields MLSFRPDRAKVAHEVGATVRLALPLIAAQLAAVGPNFVDAVLAGHLSAHVQAAVTTAVSIWALALVSGLGMMMAVPPSVAQLDGAGRRHEAGAVFVQALWLAWGMGIVLWFLVRHATPLLDWIGVVPTLRTDVMHFLHAISWAAPAMTSYFAIRGLSEGLSMTRPSMYFGFGGLLVLAPLGYVLMYGKFGLPALGSLGSGIATATVLWLEMLAFLWFVIKHPAYRDANLRGGMAWPKPKMILELVKIGGPMAVTLLAEGGLFVAVALAIATLGETVVASHQVALSVATIAFMVPLGLSMAITVRVGNAVGRGDAQGVRYAGLCGVGLALCVQTVSSTVMLTLPHVLASAYTHDAGVIALAAQLMVLAGLFQFSDGIQVTSNGALRGLKDTRVPMVITLFAYWGVGMPVGWWLAFRHDMGARGMWIGLIAGLTMAAILLFTRLYRNTSRERWRRTP from the coding sequence ATGCTGTCTTTCCGCCCCGATCGCGCCAAGGTGGCGCACGAGGTCGGCGCCACAGTGCGCCTTGCCCTTCCCCTGATCGCCGCGCAGCTCGCCGCGGTGGGTCCGAACTTCGTCGATGCCGTGCTCGCCGGGCACCTGAGTGCGCACGTGCAGGCGGCGGTGACCACAGCGGTCAGTATTTGGGCGCTGGCGCTAGTCAGCGGCCTGGGCATGATGATGGCGGTGCCGCCCTCGGTCGCCCAGTTGGACGGCGCGGGGCGCCGTCACGAAGCGGGTGCCGTGTTCGTGCAGGCGTTGTGGCTGGCCTGGGGCATGGGCATCGTGTTGTGGTTCCTGGTACGCCATGCCACGCCGTTGCTCGATTGGATTGGCGTGGTGCCGACGCTGCGCACCGACGTCATGCACTTCCTGCACGCCATCAGTTGGGCGGCGCCAGCGATGACGAGTTACTTCGCCATCCGCGGCCTGTCCGAAGGCCTGTCGATGACGCGTCCGTCGATGTACTTCGGCTTTGGTGGCCTGTTGGTGCTGGCGCCGCTGGGCTACGTGCTGATGTACGGCAAGTTTGGCCTGCCCGCGCTGGGCTCGCTGGGCAGCGGCATCGCCACCGCGACGGTGTTGTGGCTGGAGATGTTGGCGTTCCTGTGGTTCGTCATCAAGCACCCGGCCTATCGCGACGCCAACCTGCGCGGCGGCATGGCCTGGCCCAAGCCGAAGATGATTCTCGAGCTGGTAAAAATCGGCGGCCCGATGGCCGTGACGCTGCTGGCCGAGGGTGGACTGTTCGTGGCGGTGGCGCTGGCCATCGCGACGCTGGGCGAGACGGTGGTGGCGAGCCATCAGGTGGCGCTGAGCGTGGCGACCATTGCTTTCATGGTGCCGCTGGGGTTGTCGATGGCGATCACCGTGCGGGTGGGCAACGCGGTCGGCCGTGGCGATGCCCAGGGCGTGCGTTATGCCGGCCTGTGTGGCGTCGGGCTGGCGCTGTGCGTGCAGACCGTTTCCTCAACGGTCATGCTGACCCTGCCGCACGTGCTGGCGAGTGCGTACACACATGATGCCGGGGTGATCGCGCTGGCTGCGCAGCTGATGGTGCTGGCCGGGTTGTTCCAGTTTTCGGACGGCATCCAGGTCACCTCCAACGGTGCACTGCGCGGCCTCAAGGACACGCGGGTGCCGATGGTGATCACCCTGTTCGCCTACTGGGGCGTCGGTATGCCGGTGGGCTGGTGGCTGGCGTTCCGCCATGACATGGGCGCGCGGGGCATGTGGATCGGCCTGATCGCCGGCCTGACCATGGCGGCCATCCTGCTGTTTACCCGCTTGTACCGCAACACGTCCCGCGAACGCTGGCGCCGTACCCCCTAA
- the sppA gene encoding signal peptide peptidase SppA, with protein sequence MAEPRTNGFWAFLCVLGRGINIVRLTLLNLIFFAFLFLFLLVLIVGFAGTRAEHVIQSDSVLVIKPKGDLVEQYSIDPMQRALASLSGNPPKQIQLRDLVGAIDGAAKDARITRILLEPGELQGGGFAALREVGAALDRFRAAGKPVVVWAPSLDQGQYYLAAHADRVLVDPQGGVMITGLANYRLFYKDLLDKLGVDVHLFRVGQFKSAAEPYILDHASSEAKEADSFWMGGLWDSYINEVAKLRKLDPATLRTDIDTLPETIANAKGDLGQLSLEQHLVDGVATPAEVNAMMRKEGVPAGKKGEGFRQVSLSQYEGTISEDATQTPGVSVVVAEGEITGGKQPQGTVGGDSTAELIRAAREDKRTKALVLRVNSPGGEVYAAEQIRREVALTREAGIPVVVSMGNVAASGGYWISMNADRIYAEPNTITGSIGIFGMIMTVPGTLDKLGVKSDGVGTSPLAGAFDITRPLDPKVGTVIQATIEKGYRDFVGNVAKARGKPYDAIDAIAQGRVWTGQQALDRGLVDQLGGIGEAIADASQRAKLGKDAPVRYVEEPMGGFAQFLIGLNNDAMVQMAQSYGVQLPSWVAHINTMAPELKLLRTAQAGRPNVYAYCFCSPR encoded by the coding sequence ATGGCGGAGCCCCGTACGAACGGCTTTTGGGCCTTTCTCTGCGTTCTTGGACGCGGTATCAACATCGTCAGGTTGACCCTTCTCAACCTGATCTTCTTCGCCTTCCTGTTTCTGTTCCTGCTGGTGCTGATTGTCGGCTTTGCCGGCACTCGCGCTGAGCACGTCATTCAGAGCGACAGTGTGCTGGTCATCAAGCCCAAGGGCGATCTGGTCGAGCAGTACAGCATCGACCCGATGCAGCGCGCGCTGGCCAGTCTGTCGGGCAACCCGCCCAAGCAGATCCAACTGCGTGACCTAGTCGGCGCCATCGATGGCGCGGCCAAGGACGCGCGCATTACGCGCATCCTGCTGGAGCCGGGCGAGTTGCAGGGTGGCGGCTTTGCCGCATTGCGCGAAGTGGGTGCAGCACTCGACCGCTTCCGCGCTGCCGGCAAGCCGGTGGTCGTGTGGGCGCCGAGCCTTGACCAGGGCCAGTACTACCTCGCCGCGCATGCCGACCGTGTGCTGGTCGATCCGCAGGGCGGGGTGATGATTACGGGCCTGGCCAACTACCGCTTGTTCTACAAGGATCTGCTCGACAAGCTCGGTGTGGACGTGCACCTGTTCCGCGTCGGCCAGTTCAAGAGCGCCGCTGAGCCGTACATCCTCGACCACGCCTCGTCCGAAGCTAAAGAGGCCGACAGTTTCTGGATGGGCGGCCTGTGGGATAGCTATATCAACGAGGTGGCCAAGCTGCGCAAGCTGGATCCGGCCACGCTGCGTACGGATATCGACACGCTGCCGGAGACGATCGCCAACGCCAAGGGTGATCTCGGCCAGCTCTCGCTGGAGCAGCACCTGGTCGATGGTGTGGCGACGCCGGCCGAAGTGAACGCCATGATGCGCAAGGAAGGCGTGCCTGCCGGCAAGAAGGGCGAGGGCTTCCGCCAGGTATCGCTGTCGCAATATGAAGGCACGATTTCCGAAGACGCCACGCAGACACCGGGCGTTTCCGTGGTGGTGGCCGAAGGCGAAATCACCGGTGGCAAGCAGCCGCAGGGCACGGTGGGTGGCGATTCTACGGCCGAGCTGATCCGCGCCGCGCGCGAAGACAAACGCACCAAAGCATTGGTGCTGCGCGTGAACTCGCCGGGTGGCGAGGTGTATGCCGCCGAGCAGATCCGCCGCGAAGTGGCGCTGACCCGCGAGGCCGGCATTCCGGTTGTGGTGTCGATGGGTAACGTTGCGGCCAGCGGCGGCTACTGGATCTCGATGAACGCCGATCGCATCTACGCCGAGCCCAACACCATCACCGGCTCCATCGGCATCTTCGGCATGATTATGACGGTGCCCGGCACGCTGGATAAGCTGGGCGTGAAGAGCGACGGCGTGGGCACCAGCCCGCTGGCGGGTGCGTTCGATATCACGCGTCCGCTCGATCCCAAGGTGGGCACCGTGATCCAGGCCACCATCGAGAAGGGCTATCGCGATTTCGTCGGCAACGTAGCCAAGGCACGCGGCAAGCCGTACGACGCCATTGATGCCATTGCGCAGGGGCGCGTGTGGACCGGCCAGCAGGCGCTGGATCGCGGTCTCGTCGATCAGCTTGGTGGTATCGGTGAAGCCATTGCCGACGCTTCGCAGCGCGCCAAGCTTGGTAAGGACGCACCGGTGCGTTACGTGGAAGAGCCGATGGGTGGCTTCGCACAGTTCCTGATCGGCCTCAACAACGATGCGATGGTGCAGATGGCGCAGTCGTACGGCGTGCAGTTGCCGTCGTGGGTTGCCCACATCAACACGATGGCGCCGGAACTGAAGCTGTTGCGCACCGCACAGGCGGGGCGCCCGAACGTTTACGCCTACTGCTTCTGCTCGCCACGTTGA